In Lacinutrix sp. Bg11-31, the DNA window TGCTTGTTTATACTTTAAACTCTTGCTATCTTGTTGTTTAAAACAAATTAGCAACAATCAACAACAACATCGCGAAACTTTAATTATAATACTTCTACCAATATTGTTTCAAAAAAAAACAACGCAACAGCATTGTTGCTATACTTATATCGCAATAAAAAGTAAATGAGTAAACCCTCATAATATATTCAAATTAATATTATATTTTTAACAATTCAAATTACGCTACTTGCATCAATGACCAAAGAACAACAAATAGAGGAAGAACTAATCGAAAGATTATCGGATTTAAAATATACGTATCGTAAAGATATTAGAACAAAGAGTGCTTTAGAATTAAATTTTAGACAGAAGTTTGAAGCATTGAATAGAGTGAAATTAACTGATGCTGAATTTGATAAGTTATTAACTGAAATTATAAATCCAGATGTATTTAAATCTTCTAATCATTTAAGAAAAAGAAATACATTTATTAGAGAAGATGATACGCCATTACATTACACATTAGTTAATATAAAAGATTGGTGTAAGAATGATTTTGAGGTAATTAACCAACTTCGAATGAATACAGAAAATAGCAATCATAGATATGATGTTATTTTATTAATTAACGGAGTGCCAGTTGTACAAATAGAGCTAAAAACCTTAGAAATTAGTCCTAATCGTGCTATGCAACAAATAGTAGACTATAAAAATGATATTGGTAACGGATATACCAATTCGTTAATGTGCTTTATGCAGTTATTTATTGTTAGTAATCAATCTAGGACTTTTTACTTCTCTAATAACAATAACAAACACTTTGCTTTTAATGCTGATGAACAATTCTTACCTGTATATAAATTAGCAAGGAAAAACAATTCTAAAATAGATGGTTTAGAAGAGTTTACCGATAAATTTTTAGCTAAATGTACTCTAGGTGAAATGATTAGTCGATATATGGTGTTAGTAGAAACTGAGCAAAAAATATTGGTAATGCGTCCCTATCAAATTTATGCAGTAAAGGCTATTGTAGACTGTATAGAACAAGATAGAGGAAACGGTTATATCTGGCACACTACAGGAAGTGGTAAAACACTAACATCTTTTAAGGCTTCTACACTTTTAAAAGATAATGATGATATTGAAAAATGTTTATTTGTTGTAGATAGAAAAGATTTAGATAGACAAACAAGAGATGAGTTTAATAAATTTCAAGAAGGTAGTGTAGAAGAAAATACCAATACAAAAACATTGGTAAAAAGAATGCTTTCTACAGATTATGCAGATAAAGTAATTGTTACAACCATTCAAAAATTAGGTTTAGCGTTAGATACAAAAAACGATAAAAATTATATAGAACATTTAGAGCAATTAAAAGATAAGAGAGTAGTTTTTATTTTTGATGAATGTCACCGTTCACAGTTTGGAGAAAACCATAAAGCTATTGTAGAGTTCTTTCCTAAAGCACAACTATTCGGTTTTACAGGAACACCTATTTTTGAAGAAAATTCAAGTTATAAAACAATTGAAGGAGAAACTGCATCTTATAAAACTACAGAAGATGTTTTTCAAAAAGAATTACACGCATATACCATTACAAACGCAATAGAAGATAAAAATGTATTACGTTTTCATATCGACTATTTTAAACCAGAAGAAAAAATAACGGTAGGTGATGATGTACATAAGTTAGCGGTAACGAAAGCGATATTAAACAAACACGATAAAGCAACACATTACAAGCGTTTTAATGCGGTATTTGCTACAGCTTCTATAAATGATGCTATTCAGTATTACCAAACCTTTAAAAAGCTACAGGCAGAGAAAGTAAAGGAAAATGAAGATTATAAACCTTTACAAATAGCGTGTGTGTTTTCACCGCCAGCAGAGGGTAATAAAGATATACAACAAATACAAGAGGATTTACCACAAGAAAAAGCTGATAATACGGTAGAGCCGAATAAAAAGAAAGAAGCATTAAATACTATTATTGCAGACTATAACACCCAATACAATACCAATCATAGAATAAACGATTTCGATTTATACTATCAAGATGTTCAGCAACGCATAAAAGACCAAAAATATTCAAATGCAGATTATCCTCACAAAAATAAAATTGATGTGATGATAGTGGTAGATATGTTATTAACTGGTTTTGATTCTAAGTATTTAAATACGCTATATGTAGATAAAAATTTAAAGTATCACGGTTTAATACAAGCCTATTCTCGTACTAATAGAGTAATAAACGATACAAAACCTTATGGTAATATTTTAGTATTTAGAGACCAGGAAGAAGAAGTAAATAAAGCGATGATTCGTTTCTCTGGAGCTAAAATAGAAAAAGCAAAAGAAATTTGGTTAGTTGATGCAGCACCTAAAGTAATAGAAAAATATAAAGAGGCTGTAGAACAATTAAACCAATTTATGGAGGCTAAAGGTTTATCTTGTTCTCCTTCAGAAGTAAGTAATTTAAAAGGAGATGAAGCTCGTGCAGGTTTTATAAATGCTTTTAAAGAAGTACAACGTTATAAAACACAATTAGACCAATATACCGACCTTGAAGAAACACAAAACGAAACTATTGAAGCATTATTACCTGAAGATGATTTACGTTCCTTTAAATCGGTGTATTTAGACACAGCAAAACGTCTACAAGCAACACAGAACAAACAAGGGGATAAAGCATCAAAAGATGTTCAGCAATTAAATTTTGAATATGTGTTATTTTCATCTGCGATTATAGACTATGATTATATCATAGGCTTAATAGCACAATTTACACAAGACAAACCATCCAAGCATAAAATGACACGTGAGGAATTAATAAATTTATTAGGTTCTAGCTCCAATTTAATGGACGAACGCGAAGGCATCATTGCTTACATAAATACTTTAGAGGTTGGTAATGCCTTAAATGAAAAAGAAATACGCTTTGGTTATCAAAAATTTAAAGATGAAATATCTGCTAAAGAAATACAAGATATTGCAGACAAGCATAGTCTTACAAAAGAAAGTCTAAATGCTTTTATAAATGAAATTATGAACCGTATGATTTTTGATGGTGAAAAACTTACTGATTTATTAGAGCCTTTAGAATTAGGCTGGAAAGACCGCAGAGTAAAAGAATTAGCTTTAATGGAAGACTTAGTGCCATTATTAAATAAAATAGCTTTAGGGCGTGAAATAGCAGGATTAAACGCTTATGAATAAACAAAAACACAAAATAGTTCCTTCATTACGTTTTCCTGAATTTGAAAACGGTTGGGAAATATCTGATTTGGGAAATAAAAAGGTATCTGTTTTTGTAAATGATAAAACACCAAAAGCAGAACTAGATATTA includes these proteins:
- a CDS encoding type I restriction endonuclease subunit R — encoded protein: MTKEQQIEEELIERLSDLKYTYRKDIRTKSALELNFRQKFEALNRVKLTDAEFDKLLTEIINPDVFKSSNHLRKRNTFIREDDTPLHYTLVNIKDWCKNDFEVINQLRMNTENSNHRYDVILLINGVPVVQIELKTLEISPNRAMQQIVDYKNDIGNGYTNSLMCFMQLFIVSNQSRTFYFSNNNNKHFAFNADEQFLPVYKLARKNNSKIDGLEEFTDKFLAKCTLGEMISRYMVLVETEQKILVMRPYQIYAVKAIVDCIEQDRGNGYIWHTTGSGKTLTSFKASTLLKDNDDIEKCLFVVDRKDLDRQTRDEFNKFQEGSVEENTNTKTLVKRMLSTDYADKVIVTTIQKLGLALDTKNDKNYIEHLEQLKDKRVVFIFDECHRSQFGENHKAIVEFFPKAQLFGFTGTPIFEENSSYKTIEGETASYKTTEDVFQKELHAYTITNAIEDKNVLRFHIDYFKPEEKITVGDDVHKLAVTKAILNKHDKATHYKRFNAVFATASINDAIQYYQTFKKLQAEKVKENEDYKPLQIACVFSPPAEGNKDIQQIQEDLPQEKADNTVEPNKKKEALNTIIADYNTQYNTNHRINDFDLYYQDVQQRIKDQKYSNADYPHKNKIDVMIVVDMLLTGFDSKYLNTLYVDKNLKYHGLIQAYSRTNRVINDTKPYGNILVFRDQEEEVNKAMIRFSGAKIEKAKEIWLVDAAPKVIEKYKEAVEQLNQFMEAKGLSCSPSEVSNLKGDEARAGFINAFKEVQRYKTQLDQYTDLEETQNETIEALLPEDDLRSFKSVYLDTAKRLQATQNKQGDKASKDVQQLNFEYVLFSSAIIDYDYIIGLIAQFTQDKPSKHKMTREELINLLGSSSNLMDEREGIIAYINTLEVGNALNEKEIRFGYQKFKDEISAKEIQDIADKHSLTKESLNAFINEIMNRMIFDGEKLTDLLEPLELGWKDRRVKELALMEDLVPLLNKIALGREIAGLNAYE